The segment CTTTACTGCTTTATTTGTCAGCAGCCTGCTCATCTTCGCCTTCCGGGGGAATATTCAGAAGCAGGCGGTAGAGGAGATTCCATCTACAGGCATCCTGCCCACCGGGATTGCAGGAGGCTCCGATGCATCCGGCAATAGCATACATTATGATATTCCGGGACCTGGCAGCGGCATTATTGATCCGCTTGTGGCAGGAATCGATCCCAGTCAGCCGCAGTATTGGATGATTCTATCCATTATTGGAGTCAGCCTGGCGATCTATTTCCTCCTAAGGCTGAACCGCGCAGTAAGGCGTTAAGTACAATCATATGTACATGAAGGCAGGTGAAGGGCATGAGAATCGGCTTTATCCGGCATGGGGAGACGGCATGGAATGCAGCCGGAAGAATTCAGGGTCAGACCGATATCCCTCTCAATGAACAGGGACGCTCTCAGGCAAGACTGCTGGGTAAGCGTCTGGCTGCCGAGGCTTATGAATGGGATTTTGTCATGAGCAGCGGCTTGTCCCGCGCAGAGGAGACGGGGGCTATACTGGCTTCCATGCTGCACATTCCGATGAAATCTCCGGACTCACGCCTGCTGGAGCGCTCTTACGGCAAGGTGGAGGGCTTAACCTCTCAAGAACGTGAGCAAATGTTCGGTAGCAACTGGAAGCTTCAAGACCTCGGGCAAGAAAGTGATGCAGAGCTATTGAAGCGGGGGAAGGCGTTTCTGGAGGAAATGCTATGTAAGTATCCGGATCATTCTTTTCTGGTCGTAAGTCATGGCGGGTTTCTGGCACAGCTTTTTGCAGGCCTGGATATGTCGCTGCAGATTGACCGGATCGGCAATTTGTCTCTCACCATTATGGAGCACTCGGATTTGAAATGGACGCCTCTTTTGCTGAATTGTACTCAGCATTTAATAGAAGAAAGGCAGCACTAAGGGGTGTTTACCTGTGCTGTGGGTACACCGAAGGACCTGGAGAGGGTCCTTTTTTGTTGTCCTTTCACCTATAGAGCATCTCAGCAAAATTTGGTTCCGGAGGTTTATCGGGCGTCATTTCCGTCAATTCTAAACATATCAGCCAAAGGGACGTCAGCGAAAGAACAGGTTTATGAAAAATGCGATACAGCAGTACAGGTGAGGACGTGGTGCAAAAAATGAAACTAGCCGACATGCTGTCTTATGCCGACATTAGCCATTTAAACAACATCGCCAGTTACTATGACTGCGACTGCAAGCGAAATTCCAAGCATGAATTGATTCAGAGCATACTGATTAAAGCTGGCAGAAAAGAGTTCCTGAAGGAACAGTGGAAAAGCTTCTCCCCAGGGGACTTGCGGTTTCTGAACAATCTGGTATTTGACACGCGGAGCAGCTATAGTCTGGAGGATTTACTGGCGGCCGTACGTCATACCTCACTAGAGGAGAAGTCTGACGAGACACCCGGCTCCAAGCCTGCACGGACTGCATTAGAGTCACCCAGGGAGGCCGTGTCCAGGTACAGACGCAGTGGCTGGCTGTTCAACGGCTTCACATCCTCCACGAAATATATGTTTCATGTCCCGGAGGATTTAAAGGAACGGTTTCGAGAGGAGCTTAGTCTGCACCTGAAGTCCGGATTGCAGGTCTCTATGCCACCTGAAGTGTACCGGGAGGAGCAGGGCCTAATTACAGAGGATCTGAAGCTCATGCTGAGGTATTTCCAGGAGCATGAGCTTACCCTGAATGCCGAGGGCTTTATGTACCGAAAGCAGCAGCAGCAGTTGCTCAGCACATTACATATCGAAGAGTCTCTCATTACAAAAGGACCTTGGAGATTCGGTTATGGCAGGTCCTGCTCCGAGTATCCCGACCGTTTCGCGCTGCTGTACGACTATGCCGTAGCACAGCGGTGGGTTCAGGAAACGCCTGCCGGCTTAACCCTGACGGAGCATGGAAAAGAATGTATTCTGTCAGGAAATCAAGTCAGCATGATACAGCTATTCCGCTTTTGGTTAAAAATTTATAAGAGCGCTGTTCCTAACCTTCCTTCCTTGGTGTATTGGCTTGGCCGCTGCGCTAAAGAATGGGTGACGATGGATTCGCTCCACGCTACAGTTGGAAGCCTGGTAACCCCCTTTTATTATGATACACCCCGGATGATCCTGGAACGGCGGATTGTAAAAATGCTGCTCCATCTGGGGATGCTACGTCTGGGAGAAAGCCAAACGCTGGGTACGGTCATTCGAATGACACCCTTAGGTATTAAAGCAGGTGAGATCGCGCCCCAGCTTGGACACGGGACAGTGCATAACGATAACGATGTAATCATTTAGTTTGGAGGTGCATCCGAATGGATAAAATGAAGGTTACTTATGAAGTGATGTTAGGTCTTGCGGCAGAAATGGTATGGGACGAGGCATTGCGCAAGCATCGCAGTGAGGAGCTGTATAAAGAAATAGACGAGGCTCTGGCTTCAGGCGACAAGGTGGCTTTCCGAAGCCTGACGGATGAACTGAAAACATTAAATTGAAGAGATGCTTACGCATTTCTTCTTTTTTTTTGCCTAAAAGAAGAATGAAACTTATAATAGGACAACAAGGCTTAATCGCTATAAGTTTATTTTATTGTACAGAAAGGATGCCTTAAATGAAATTTAGTGAAGTGGAGGCAGAGGGATGGGGAGAGTTGGCGCCATTCGTAGATACCTGCCTGATTCCTTATACGGGTTTGAGCGGGGAAGAGATGCCGTGGGAGGTTACGGCTGCGCTGGAGCGTCTTCGTGACCTGATGGATCTGATTGAAATCCCTTTCAAGGGGAGAGTTGTAACTTATCCTGCTCTGCAATATGGCGGTGAAGGGGCATCTGTATTGCTTTCCAGCATTTGCAGCAAGGCTTCAGCGGCAGGCTTTGCGTATGTCGTCGTCATTACGGCAGACCATGAGCTTAGCCAAGAGGAGGTCCCCGAGTGCTCATTGGTTCTATCCCTTCCTAAGCTGCAGCAGGAAGCCGGAGTCAAGCTAAAATCCGCAGTAAGTCAATCCATCAGCAAGATGTGGACCGCAAACCTGACATAATTGTGACGAAAATACGACAATTTCATACAGCGTCCTTGGAAGCGGAGCCAAATTCGGGATTCAAATTCTTGACGGTCAGAGGTGCCTAATATATTATAATTATGTCCTAGTAATTCGTGTGATTTTAATCATTGAAAACAAATGATCGGTTGACAAAAGGGGGTTGATACAGATGAATAACAACCACAATGACGAGCATGAAGAGTCGCACAAACCTCCCCGGCGCAAGGAAATGTCCCGCAGACAATTTCTGACCTATACGTTGGGCGGTGCCACAGCTTACATGGCGGCAGGGGTCGTTATACCTATGGTCCGCTTCGCCGTAGATCCAATCCTGCAAAAGGGTGAAGACGGATCTTTTGTAAAAGTAGTGGAAGGTAGCAAGATTACCGCCGAGCCACAAGAATTCGATTTCGAATTGAAGCAGCAGGACGGCTGGTATAACAGCACTGCACAGCTAACAGCCTGGATTAGCAAGACAGAAGATGGACAGATCGTAGCGCTGTCGCCTGTCTGCAAGCACTTGGGCTGCATGGTAGGATGGAACAATAATGACAGCCATCCGAATGAATTTTATTGTCCTTGCCACGGCGCCCGCTATACGGCGAACGGCAAGAACCTGGCTGTTGCGCCGCAACCTCTGGACATGTACGACGTGAAAGAGGAAGGCGGATGGATTTACCTCGGCGCAATCATCCCAAATACAGTAGCAAAATAGGAGGCGTAGATTCGGATGTTAAAGAATGTCTACAACTGGATTGACGAACGTCTCGATATCACGCCGATCTGGAGAGACGTTGCGGACCATGAGGTTCCGGAACACGTTAACCCTGCGCATCATTTCTCCGCATTTGTATACTGCTTCGGCGGCTTGACGTTTTTTATCACAGTGATTCAGATTCTGTCAGGAATGTTCCTGACTATGTACTATGTACCCGATATTATAAACGCTTACGCAAGCGTTGAGTTCCTTCAAACGAAGGTTGCTTTCGGTCAGATCGTCCGGGGCATGCATCACTGGGGAGCCAGCCTTGTCATTGTTATGATGTTCCTACATACAATGCGGGTATTCTTCACAGGATCCTATAAGGCGCCTCGTGAAATGAACTGGGTTGTCGGCATGCTGATTTTCTTCGTGATGCTGGGCCTGGGATTAACAGGCTACCTGTTGCCTTGGGATAACAAAGCATACTTTGCGACTAAAGTTACCCTTGAAATCGCAAACTCTGTGCCTTATCTCGGACCGGTTATTAAGGAACTGCTTCAGGGCGGTACAATTGTAGGGGCCGAGACGCTGACTCGTTTCTTCGCTATTCACGTGTTCTTCCTTCCTGCTGTTCTGCTTGCTCTCTTGGTAGGGCACTTTATCATGATCCGCAGACAAGGTATCTCAGGACCACTATAAGAAGAAGGGAGGCATACTTATGGCACACGGTTTCAAGCCTGATGAAAAAGTTGTATTCGTGGGTGATTCCCGCGTCAAGAAGGGTGCCGGGTTTATTACCCCGCCCGATTACACGGCGTATCCGGGAAAGTCGGAAGCCTTTATTCCTAACTTCCTTCTGAAGGAGTGGATGGTAGGGGTTGTCGTGCTCGTAGGCTTTCTGGTTCTGACAATCTCGGAGCCAGCACCTCTGGGCTACCCGGCAGATCCGGGAGCATCGGTTATTCCGATGCCGGACTGGTACTTTCTCTTTCTGTATGAATACCTGAAGCTTCCATATGCTTCCGGAGATTATGTTGTACTGGGTACTCTCGGCGTCAGCGGTGTGGCATTTGGCGCATTGCTGCTGGCACCGTTCCTGGACACCGGCAAAGAACGCCGCTTCTACAAGCGGCCGATCGCTTCCACTCTGATGTTTCTGTCACTGGCGGCTGTTATCTACCTGACCAACGCTGCCTGGACACATTACGCACATGAGCTGGAGAAGCAGGGCACAAAGGCAGAGCATATTCTTCGTGAAGAAGAAGCCCATGCGAAGCATGAGCAGGGTCTTCCGAC is part of the Paenibacillus algicola genome and harbors:
- a CDS encoding histidine phosphatase family protein — translated: MRIGFIRHGETAWNAAGRIQGQTDIPLNEQGRSQARLLGKRLAAEAYEWDFVMSSGLSRAEETGAILASMLHIPMKSPDSRLLERSYGKVEGLTSQEREQMFGSNWKLQDLGQESDAELLKRGKAFLEEMLCKYPDHSFLVVSHGGFLAQLFAGLDMSLQIDRIGNLSLTIMEHSDLKWTPLLLNCTQHLIEERQH
- a CDS encoding IDEAL domain-containing protein, which translates into the protein MDKMKVTYEVMLGLAAEMVWDEALRKHRSEELYKEIDEALASGDKVAFRSLTDELKTLN
- a CDS encoding DUF2487 family protein; amino-acid sequence: MKFSEVEAEGWGELAPFVDTCLIPYTGLSGEEMPWEVTAALERLRDLMDLIEIPFKGRVVTYPALQYGGEGASVLLSSICSKASAAGFAYVVVITADHELSQEEVPECSLVLSLPKLQQEAGVKLKSAVSQSISKMWTANLT
- a CDS encoding ubiquinol-cytochrome c reductase iron-sulfur subunit, with product MNNNHNDEHEESHKPPRRKEMSRRQFLTYTLGGATAYMAAGVVIPMVRFAVDPILQKGEDGSFVKVVEGSKITAEPQEFDFELKQQDGWYNSTAQLTAWISKTEDGQIVALSPVCKHLGCMVGWNNNDSHPNEFYCPCHGARYTANGKNLAVAPQPLDMYDVKEEGGWIYLGAIIPNTVAK
- the qcrB gene encoding menaquinol-cytochrome c reductase cytochrome b subunit, coding for MLKNVYNWIDERLDITPIWRDVADHEVPEHVNPAHHFSAFVYCFGGLTFFITVIQILSGMFLTMYYVPDIINAYASVEFLQTKVAFGQIVRGMHHWGASLVIVMMFLHTMRVFFTGSYKAPREMNWVVGMLIFFVMLGLGLTGYLLPWDNKAYFATKVTLEIANSVPYLGPVIKELLQGGTIVGAETLTRFFAIHVFFLPAVLLALLVGHFIMIRRQGISGPL
- a CDS encoding menaquinol-cytochrome c reductase cytochrome b/c subunit, whose amino-acid sequence is MAHGFKPDEKVVFVGDSRVKKGAGFITPPDYTAYPGKSEAFIPNFLLKEWMVGVVVLVGFLVLTISEPAPLGYPADPGASVIPMPDWYFLFLYEYLKLPYASGDYVVLGTLGVSGVAFGALLLAPFLDTGKERRFYKRPIASTLMFLSLAAVIYLTNAAWTHYAHELEKQGTKAEHILREEEAHAKHEQGLPTSNAKQAEEETIAIVDKDNPAMEIYKKATCIACHAADLKGQSNAPALLGVGDRLSKEEISEVIVNGRGAMPSMRSQVTDEELDQLATWLASQKAESE